In Acidobacteriota bacterium, the DNA window CCGCCAGGAAACTGGCCAGTCCGCCCACCGAATGGGCCACCAAGGCCGCCGGAGCCCCCACTTCCTCGGCCAGCGCCATCAACGCCAGAGCGAATCCCCGGGGCGAGGTGATCTTGCCCTCGGACTCGCCGTGGGCCGGGGCATCCGCCGCCGCGACCCGAAACCCCGCCGCCCGCAGAGGCTCCACCCACACGGCGAGCCGGGCGGCGCGGGACTCCCAGCCGTGAACCAGAATCACCAATGGCGCCTCCTCACCGCGCTCCGGATGGGGCCAGTGGTAGGCCTGGATGCGCTGGCCCTCGACCTCCAAGGCCAGCCTCTCGGCGGCCTCCATCACCGACTCCACCACGCCCGGAACCTTGCCCCGGAAGCGCGGTGTGCAGAACATGCGGAAGGCGAAGCGCCCGGCGCGCCGGGGGGCAATGCGACCGAGAATGCGCAGAAATCGCCCGACGGCGAACACGATGAGCTGGTTCATGGTGGGAGCACTCCGAGTCTTCAGGACGGGGCGAGTCTTCAGGACGGGGCGAATCTTCAGGACAGGATGTTCATAAGGACAGGACGGGATCGCACCGCAGAGGACGAACGCTCCCAGTGTAAACGCCGGCGAAGGCTCCTTCCAGCATCCACCATCAACCTCCTCGGAGCGCCGGCGGGCGTCCTCAGAGCACCCGCAAGCCGCTAGCGCGCTATCATCGATGCATGCCCTATCGCTCTTCCCCCCGATCGAACCCGCATCCGGCCTTTCTTCTCTTGCTGATGGTGATCACCACCGCCATCGTGTCACCGGCCCTCGCCGGTCCCGCAGCTGGCCCACCGGTGGAGCCGGTGCGCATGGCGGCGGAGGCTTTTGGTCAGGCGATGGAAATCGAAGTCCGAGGATTGCCCCAAGACCAAGCCCGCACCGCCATCGAAGCAGCGATGGAGGAGATTCTGGAGATCGAGGCCCTGTCGCGGGTGAACGGCGACGCGGAGCAGGGCATCGCCCGGCTCAACGGTGCGGCCCGCGGCCAGGCGGTGTCCCTGGACCGCCGCATCTTGGCCCTGCTCTCCCGCGCCCGGGACTTCTGCATCTGGTCCCGCGGCGCCCACGGTCCGTTGGGCGGCCGGCTGTACAGATTGTGGGGCCTCCACGACGACTCCGGGGTCGCCGCCCGGGGACTGCCCCGCGGCTCGGCGTTGTCGGAGGCGGTGGCCAGCGCCCAATGCAATCGCCTGGCCCTCGACCCCACCGCCGGCACGGCGACCCTGGCGGCGGGGAGCAGTGTCGATCTATGGGGCTTCGCCCAAGGGTATGCGGTGGATCGGGCGCTGGCGGTGCTCAGCGACCACGGCTGCGACAATGCCTGGGTGGAGGTGGGATGGGTGCGCCGCGGAATCGGCGACGGCCCCGGCGGCTATGGCTGGCGGCTGACCCTGCCGGTGGTGGAAGGCTACACCCAGCCGCTGGACGAGGTGTGGATCCGCGACCGCGCCATCGCCCTCACCCGCGCCGACGAGGAGCCGCTGATCATCGGCGGCGATCTCTACCCGCCGTTCATCGACCAGAACTCCGGCCAACCCGCCGAGGGTGTGCAGGCGGTGATCGCCTCCAGCGAGCTGGCGGTGGACGCCCAAGGCCTCGCCACCGCCATGATGATCCTCGGCAACCGCCGCGGCCAAGCGCTCTTAGGCGGTCTGCGCCCCCTCCCCTCGGTCCTCTGGATGCTCGGCGACGGCACCGGCTCCCCCCTGCTGGCGGCCTACCAATGGTCGAAGCTCAAGACCCGCTGAGCTCCAGCTCTCCGGCTCTCCAACTACCTAGCAGCTCCGGCTCGGCGAGGCCCACCTCGAAACCGGCCATCCGGCCGGGAGTGTCGGCCGGTAGCTGGAGGCTCTCGAAGGAAGACACTCCCGGCTCTTGGGAGCTGACCATCGGCTGAGGCGAGGGGCATTCCAGGGCGCTGGAACAAGGACTCTGCGACCAGCAATCGGCGCCGGCCATTGGCGAGGAGCAGCGGCCGGCGAGCCCGACGGTACCGGGCTTGTCGACACCTGTCAGCGAAGGCGACGTCGGCGGCGCAACGGCCTGATCGGCGAGCCGTGATTGCGCTTCTCGGAGTGACGACGGCGTGAGAAAGCTCAGCACCAGCACCACCAGCAGAACTCCCGCCAAGAGCAAGAGCGCAGCGATCCGCCACCGTGAAGCTCCGAGCCCGCGGAGACGTCGCTCCGGGCCCCGGAGCCCCTCTCTCTGCAACCGAGCCGCGAGCCGAGCTTCGAATCCCGGGGGAGCCGCCTGAGGAACCATCTCCCGCAACGCCCGGCCAGGTACCGCCAGCTCTTCGAGCCTTCTTCGGCACTCGGCACAGCCGTCGAGGTGAGCGGCTACATCCTGCGTCCGGGAACTTTCGAGCTCCCCGTCGAGCCACTCGCTGAGCAAAGCCTGAATCTCGTGACAACGCATCATCCATGCCTCCTACCGATCCAACGCGCCAGATGGCTCCGCGCCGCATTCAAGCGAGAACGGACCGTACCCACCGGAATGCTCAGAGTATCGGCGATCTCCTGATACGAAAGCCCTTCCCACTCCCGGAGAATCATGGTGTCCCGATGCTCGTCGGAGAGCCGGGCCATGGCCTGCTTCAGGCGCCGCCGTAGCTCGCCGCGAGAGAGCCCTGAGGCGGGATCCTGGCCTTTCGCCGGTAGCTCCTCCAAAACTTCCATGGTCACCGGAGCCATGCGGGCTCGTTCCCTGCCCAGCCTTCTGCGGTAGCCCCTTCCGACGTTGCGCACCACCGACACCAGCCAAGTGCTGAACCGCGACTCCCCTCGGAATCTCGCGATGGAACGAAAGATCTCGACGAAGACCTCCTGAGCCAGATCCTCGGCATGCTCGACCCCCACCTGCCAGACCGATAGCTGATAGACGCGGTCTTTGTAGCGTGAGACCAACTCGTCCATCGCCTCGGCCTCGCCGTC includes these proteins:
- a CDS encoding zf-HC2 domain-containing protein, translating into MMRCHEIQALLSEWLDGELESSRTQDVAAHLDGCAECRRRLEELAVPGRALREMVPQAAPPGFEARLAARLQREGLRGPERRLRGLGASRWRIAALLLLAGVLLVVLVLSFLTPSSLREAQSRLADQAVAPPTSPSLTGVDKPGTVGLAGRCSSPMAGADCWSQSPCSSALECPSPQPMVSSQEPGVSSFESLQLPADTPGRMAGFEVGLAEPELLGSWRAGELELSGS
- a CDS encoding FAD:protein FMN transferase, with the protein product MPYRSSPRSNPHPAFLLLLMVITTAIVSPALAGPAAGPPVEPVRMAAEAFGQAMEIEVRGLPQDQARTAIEAAMEEILEIEALSRVNGDAEQGIARLNGAARGQAVSLDRRILALLSRARDFCIWSRGAHGPLGGRLYRLWGLHDDSGVAARGLPRGSALSEAVASAQCNRLALDPTAGTATLAAGSSVDLWGFAQGYAVDRALAVLSDHGCDNAWVEVGWVRRGIGDGPGGYGWRLTLPVVEGYTQPLDEVWIRDRAIALTRADEEPLIIGGDLYPPFIDQNSGQPAEGVQAVIASSELAVDAQGLATAMMILGNRRGQALLGGLRPLPSVLWMLGDGTGSPLLAAYQWSKLKTR
- a CDS encoding sigma-70 family RNA polymerase sigma factor, which encodes MARIVDGEAEAMDELVSRYKDRVYQLSVWQVGVEHAEDLAQEVFVEIFRSIARFRGESRFSTWLVSVVRNVGRGYRRRLGRERARMAPVTMEVLEELPAKGQDPASGLSRGELRRRLKQAMARLSDEHRDTMILREWEGLSYQEIADTLSIPVGTVRSRLNAARSHLARWIGRRHG
- a CDS encoding alpha/beta hydrolase, which gives rise to MNQLIVFAVGRFLRILGRIAPRRAGRFAFRMFCTPRFRGKVPGVVESVMEAAERLALEVEGQRIQAYHWPHPERGEEAPLVILVHGWESRAARLAVWVEPLRAAGFRVAAADAPAHGESEGKITSPRGFALALMALAEEVGAPAALVAHSVGGLASFLAVTAGELLGFYNLQPQRMVILAGAESGVDATAYFCRALGLPRSLHRRMLDAVVEVFGFSMAEFDAHRRAAEVTSPVLWLHDPEDPEVPFEGAQRVVRKSSRVQLETVPGLGHHRIARDPEIIARGVEFLAPILSAGEAGPVEEPAGV